In Thermotoga sp. Ku-13t, one genomic interval encodes:
- a CDS encoding FAD-binding oxidoreductase, whose translation MKSEYRVIVIGAGIVGCSVAYHLAKFGESNVLVLEKSYISSGSTGRCAGGIRQQWSSPHNVLLAMRSVELFERLSEETGFDIEYKRGGYLILSYDEKEAAQFEENVKMQRKLGLNVELLTPTQVKKRFPYVNVENVLLATFCQTDGHANPHLANFAYAHAAKRLGVTMMTHTEVVGIEVTGSKFKVYTSKGEFESQILVNAAGAYAGHVAFMVGLNLPVESYRHQIMVTEPVKNFVDPMLISFSGNFYVRQTRHGHFIMGQGDKDEKPGLNYNVTFEFEKSLAKKMCSLLPFMRKIRIVRHWSGHYNMSLDAQPIIGESPQIANFYYAVGFSGHGFMLAPAVGEALAEKILFGQSRHVSISELNVDRFEKVIVREMNVV comes from the coding sequence ATGAAGAGTGAATACAGGGTGATAGTCATCGGGGCAGGTATCGTCGGTTGCTCGGTTGCTTACCATTTGGCGAAATTCGGAGAGAGCAACGTTCTCGTGCTTGAAAAGAGTTACATAAGTTCCGGCTCCACGGGCAGGTGTGCCGGTGGCATCAGGCAACAGTGGAGCTCCCCGCACAACGTCCTGCTGGCGATGAGGAGCGTGGAACTCTTCGAAAGGTTGAGTGAAGAAACCGGTTTCGACATAGAGTACAAGCGAGGTGGTTATCTGATACTTTCCTACGACGAAAAAGAAGCGGCTCAGTTCGAAGAAAACGTAAAAATGCAGAGAAAACTCGGGTTGAATGTTGAGTTGCTCACACCCACACAGGTCAAGAAAAGGTTCCCGTACGTGAACGTGGAAAACGTCCTCCTGGCTACTTTCTGTCAGACCGATGGTCATGCCAATCCACACCTGGCGAACTTCGCGTACGCGCACGCGGCAAAAAGGCTTGGTGTGACGATGATGACTCATACAGAAGTTGTTGGCATCGAGGTGACAGGTTCGAAGTTCAAAGTTTACACCAGCAAAGGCGAGTTTGAATCTCAAATCTTGGTGAACGCTGCGGGTGCTTACGCCGGTCACGTTGCCTTCATGGTGGGTTTGAACCTTCCGGTGGAGAGTTACAGACACCAGATCATGGTCACAGAGCCTGTGAAAAACTTCGTCGATCCGATGCTGATAAGCTTCTCCGGAAACTTTTATGTCAGGCAGACCAGGCACGGCCATTTCATTATGGGTCAGGGAGATAAAGATGAAAAGCCCGGCCTGAACTACAACGTGACGTTCGAGTTCGAGAAGAGTCTGGCGAAAAAGATGTGTTCTTTACTTCCTTTCATGAGAAAGATACGCATCGTAAGACACTGGTCAGGACATTACAACATGTCTCTGGACGCGCAGCCCATCATCGGGGAATCACCACAGATTGCCAACTTCTACTACGCTGTTGGTTTCAGTGGTCATGGGTTCATGCTCGCACCGGCTGTGGGTGAGGCACTGGCGGAGAAGATACTCTTTGGTCAGTCCAGGCATGTGAGCATCTCGGAGCTGAACGTTGACAGGTTCGAGAAAGTGATCGTCAGGGAGATGAACGTGGTGTGA
- a CDS encoding DUF1343 domain-containing protein, which yields MKTVKLGLDVFLEKHAECYKNLRIGLITNATGINGELKRNVDLFVQKSLKLVKLFGPEHGIFSAAPDGAKVSDDVEPKYGIKIHSLYGRTVRPTPEMLSDLDVLIYDIQDVGLRFYTYIYTMAYCMEECGERNIKFVVLDRPNPLSRKIEGPTMRKEFESFVGGYGLALRYGLTVGELASYLNQEFRMNVDLEVVRMENYDPESYFDETGLLWNTPSPNLPSLEHTILYAGFCLLEGVNVSVGRGTTHPFKFIGAPWIDSSKLYEELKEFNHEGVAFRERYFVPFAFKLSGQLCKGLEFFVTDKRKIKPLHLAIDVIACLKKLHPHDFRWDSYAHDETERYYFDLLTGSDLYRKAIDEGATSKDFDRIWIEESTDFARRVEKCRLY from the coding sequence GTGAAGACCGTCAAACTTGGCCTGGATGTGTTTCTGGAAAAACATGCTGAATGCTACAAAAATCTGAGGATCGGTCTGATCACCAACGCGACGGGCATCAACGGTGAACTGAAGAGAAACGTTGATCTTTTCGTACAGAAGAGTCTGAAGCTGGTCAAACTATTTGGACCCGAACACGGCATCTTCTCCGCTGCACCTGATGGAGCGAAGGTTTCGGACGATGTCGAGCCGAAGTACGGTATAAAGATTCATTCGCTGTACGGTCGGACGGTGAGACCAACCCCAGAGATGCTCTCGGATCTGGACGTGCTGATCTATGACATTCAGGACGTGGGTCTTCGTTTTTACACCTACATTTACACGATGGCGTATTGCATGGAAGAGTGCGGTGAGCGAAACATCAAGTTTGTCGTCCTGGACAGGCCGAACCCGCTTTCCAGAAAGATCGAAGGTCCGACCATGAGAAAAGAGTTCGAAAGCTTCGTGGGAGGTTACGGACTCGCGCTCAGGTACGGTCTGACGGTTGGAGAACTCGCCAGTTATTTGAATCAAGAGTTTCGCATGAACGTCGATCTCGAAGTGGTGAGAATGGAGAACTACGATCCAGAGAGCTATTTTGATGAGACAGGCCTACTGTGGAACACGCCTTCGCCCAATCTACCTTCACTCGAGCACACGATACTCTACGCCGGTTTCTGTTTGCTGGAGGGTGTGAACGTCTCTGTCGGGCGCGGAACGACACATCCGTTTAAATTCATCGGTGCACCGTGGATCGATTCGTCGAAGCTGTACGAGGAACTGAAGGAATTCAACCACGAAGGTGTGGCGTTCAGAGAGAGGTACTTCGTTCCTTTCGCGTTCAAACTGTCTGGTCAACTCTGTAAAGGGCTCGAATTCTTTGTGACAGACAAAAGAAAGATAAAGCCACTGCACCTTGCCATTGATGTCATCGCCTGCTTGAAGAAGCTCCACCCGCACGATTTCAGATGGGACAGCTACGCGCACGACGAGACGGAAAGATATTACTTCGATCTGCTCACCGGGAGCGATCTTTACAGAAAGGCGATCGATGAGGGTGCCACATCGAAAGATTTTGATAGAATCTGGATTGAAGAATCCACTGACTTCGCTCGCAGAGTGGAAAAGTGCAGACTGTATTGA
- a CDS encoding glucose-1-phosphate thymidylyltransferase: MKGLVLCAGKGTRLRPLTYTTAKHLIPIANRPVILYTLEFMKNAGVTDVAIVVSPENEVLFRETLKDGSHFGMHIEYIVQPQPKGIAHAVYISREFLDDEPFLLVLGDNLVFEDISSVVKSFESEGVDGYILLARVKDPRAYGVAVVENQRVVHVEEKPKEPKSDLAIVGVYLFRPIIFHAIENIKPSWRGELEITDAIGYLVEKGYSVKAHTIQGWWKDTGKPEDLLEANRRILDTIEDGQCAGKIDETTTIQGRVCVEKGSIIVGSLIRGPVVIGEDCKIVNSYVGPYTSIGNRVVLENCEVENSILMDESKISNLSSRIDSSLIGKGVRISQNGRLPKAMKFVVGDLSSLEL, encoded by the coding sequence ATGAAGGGTTTGGTCCTGTGCGCGGGTAAGGGAACCAGGCTCAGGCCTCTGACCTACACGACAGCCAAACATCTCATACCCATAGCGAACAGGCCCGTGATACTTTACACGCTCGAGTTCATGAAGAACGCTGGTGTAACAGATGTGGCGATCGTGGTCAGCCCGGAGAACGAGGTTCTGTTCAGAGAAACTCTGAAGGACGGTTCTCACTTCGGTATGCACATCGAGTACATCGTTCAACCTCAACCCAAAGGCATAGCGCACGCTGTGTACATATCGCGGGAATTCCTCGACGATGAACCTTTTCTCCTCGTACTCGGGGACAACCTCGTTTTTGAAGACATTTCGAGCGTAGTGAAGAGTTTCGAGTCGGAGGGAGTGGACGGCTACATCCTCCTGGCCCGAGTGAAGGATCCGAGGGCTTACGGTGTGGCTGTGGTGGAGAATCAGAGGGTGGTGCACGTAGAAGAAAAGCCCAAAGAACCAAAGAGCGATCTTGCGATCGTGGGGGTTTATCTGTTCAGACCGATCATCTTCCATGCGATAGAAAACATTAAGCCTTCGTGGAGGGGTGAGCTGGAGATCACGGACGCGATAGGTTATCTGGTTGAAAAAGGCTACAGCGTGAAGGCGCATACAATACAGGGATGGTGGAAAGACACAGGAAAGCCGGAAGACCTGCTCGAAGCCAACAGGCGCATACTGGACACGATCGAGGACGGCCAATGTGCTGGAAAAATCGATGAAACTACAACGATTCAGGGTAGAGTGTGCGTTGAAAAAGGTTCCATCATCGTCGGATCACTCATAAGGGGTCCCGTGGTGATAGGAGAAGACTGTAAGATCGTGAATTCCTACGTCGGTCCTTACACGTCCATTGGGAACAGGGTCGTTCTGGAAAACTGTGAGGTGGAAAACTCTATATTGATGGACGAAAGCAAGATAAGCAATCTTTCGAGCAGGATAGATTCTTCACTGATCGGCAAGGGCGTGAGGATAAGCCAGAATGGAAGGTTACCCAAAGCGATGAAATTCGTTGTTGGAGACCTCAGTTCCTTAGAACTGTGA
- a CDS encoding DUF362 domain-containing protein gives MTTNSNTNLLQKFSLLLDRVAVDSLAKKDEFVAIKVHFGEYGNLAFIRPQYLRVLVDKLKPSGAKIFLTDANTLYTGHRSNAVDHLLNAYLNGFTMDVVGAPVIIADGLKGSEYVPVKVDGNYVREAKIASAIALADVLIFVTHFKGHEQTGFGGTLKNIGMGCASRQGKLEQHSESKPTVVEESCVACRTCERFCPTGAIKVVRVAKIDYAVCIGCGQCIAVCNYGAVRPVWSDSAELLSMKMVEYAKAVLKDKKALFINFIMNVSPDCDCWHVNRPAVAPDIGIAVSTDPVALDQACMDLILKTTNEDPFLKVHPNVHWETQLAYAERIDLGNRRYELVEVACNLK, from the coding sequence ATGACCACGAACAGCAACACGAACCTGCTGCAGAAATTCTCTCTCCTGCTCGACAGGGTCGCTGTGGATTCTCTGGCGAAGAAAGACGAATTCGTTGCCATAAAAGTGCACTTCGGTGAGTACGGCAACCTCGCGTTCATCAGGCCGCAGTATCTCCGGGTGCTGGTCGATAAATTGAAACCTTCCGGCGCGAAGATCTTTTTAACGGACGCCAACACACTGTACACAGGTCATCGCAGCAACGCGGTGGACCACCTTCTTAACGCTTACCTCAACGGTTTCACGATGGATGTTGTGGGGGCTCCGGTGATCATCGCCGATGGTCTGAAGGGCAGTGAGTACGTGCCTGTAAAGGTAGATGGGAACTACGTCAGAGAGGCGAAGATCGCTTCTGCAATCGCACTCGCGGATGTTCTGATCTTCGTCACTCACTTCAAAGGTCACGAGCAAACTGGTTTTGGCGGCACACTCAAGAACATTGGCATGGGTTGTGCGTCCAGACAGGGCAAGCTCGAGCAACATTCCGAATCGAAACCCACGGTCGTTGAAGAATCCTGCGTTGCGTGTCGAACGTGTGAAAGGTTCTGCCCAACCGGTGCGATCAAGGTCGTGAGAGTGGCAAAGATCGATTACGCAGTCTGTATTGGCTGTGGTCAGTGCATCGCGGTGTGTAACTACGGAGCCGTGAGACCGGTGTGGAGCGATTCGGCTGAGCTTTTGAGCATGAAGATGGTAGAGTACGCGAAGGCTGTGTTGAAAGACAAGAAAGCTCTGTTCATCAATTTCATCATGAATGTCTCACCGGATTGCGACTGCTGGCACGTGAACAGACCCGCCGTCGCGCCAGACATCGGAATCGCGGTGAGCACAGATCCCGTCGCGCTCGATCAGGCGTGCATGGATCTGATCTTGAAAACCACGAACGAAGATCCCTTCCTGAAGGTCCACCCGAACGTACACTGGGAGACTCAACTCGCCTACGCGGAGCGGATCGACCTTGGAAATCGTAGATACGAACTGGTGGAAGTGGCCTGCAACTTGAAGTAA
- the secF gene encoding protein translocase subunit SecF has protein sequence MKKIDVVSKRLVWLSVAAFFIVLSLVFIFTKGFNLGVEFVGGSEILVRAEGNMVEQDLRQALVAISPDFSAARVTRVRSVGEPANVVKFSVTVSRTFEVEEKAKIVEQLESKLAQKGFKAEVVSFNETGGTAAEEIRRLTWRAILITLAAILAYITLRFNFVFGVGAIAALVHDVIVTLGFFSMFDYEINVPAVAALLTLIGYSLNNTIVVYDRVRENMKKFKGRDIPTLINDSINQVLTRTINTSLTTFIVVFVLLLFAGNTIKPFAFGLSVGVLVGTYSSIFVAVPLVMKWVKYR, from the coding sequence GTGAAAAAGATCGACGTTGTGAGCAAGAGGCTCGTTTGGTTGAGCGTTGCAGCCTTTTTCATTGTGCTCTCTCTGGTTTTCATCTTCACTAAAGGTTTCAACCTCGGCGTTGAATTCGTCGGCGGTAGCGAGATACTCGTTCGTGCGGAAGGGAACATGGTTGAACAGGATTTGAGGCAGGCCCTGGTCGCGATCTCTCCCGATTTCAGTGCTGCACGTGTCACGAGGGTGAGATCGGTGGGCGAACCAGCCAACGTTGTGAAGTTCTCTGTGACGGTGTCGAGAACATTCGAAGTCGAAGAGAAGGCGAAAATCGTTGAACAGCTCGAGAGCAAACTCGCACAAAAGGGTTTCAAAGCAGAAGTGGTGTCTTTCAACGAAACTGGTGGCACTGCTGCGGAAGAAATAAGGAGGCTAACCTGGAGGGCCATACTGATTACCCTGGCTGCCATTCTGGCGTACATAACTTTGCGCTTCAACTTCGTCTTCGGCGTGGGCGCCATAGCGGCACTCGTACACGATGTAATCGTTACTCTGGGATTCTTCTCCATGTTCGACTACGAGATCAACGTGCCGGCAGTCGCTGCATTGCTCACGCTCATAGGATACTCGTTGAACAACACCATCGTTGTCTACGACAGAGTCAGGGAGAACATGAAGAAGTTCAAAGGTAGGGATATACCAACACTGATCAACGACAGTATCAACCAGGTTCTGACGAGGACGATAAACACGTCTTTGACGACCTTCATCGTTGTTTTTGTGCTTCTGCTGTTTGCAGGCAACACGATCAAACCCTTTGCGTTCGGTCTGAGTGTGGGCGTGCTAGTTGGAACCTACTCGTCCATTTTCGTCGCGGTACCGCTCGTTATGAAGTGGGTAAAGTATAGATGA
- a CDS encoding carbohydrate ABC transporter permease, translating to MVRFTKTGKFLSYVFLTIYALIIVVPFAMIVLNSFKSMRELFMKPFSLPSTFRFDNFVKAWKFANIGTGYRNSLIVASVTVLIVILLASMFAYMISKYDFSFRGVMFLYTMLGLALPARLAVIPIFVLLRNLNLTNSLAGLVLVYSSVNLPFSIFILKNFIDAVPNELCEAARMDGAGVGYIYYKLILPLVKPALSIVAIVTFVNVWNDFFFPLILINDRSKATITLAVSIFFGEYSIQWPLLFAGLTLSIAPTVILFLIFSRFFIAGMTQGAIK from the coding sequence ATGGTGAGGTTCACAAAGACTGGGAAATTTCTCAGTTATGTGTTTCTGACCATCTACGCTTTGATCATAGTTGTACCGTTCGCGATGATAGTGCTCAACTCCTTCAAGTCCATGAGAGAACTCTTCATGAAACCTTTCTCTTTACCCTCGACCTTCAGGTTCGACAACTTCGTCAAGGCATGGAAGTTTGCGAACATAGGTACAGGTTACAGGAACAGTCTGATCGTTGCGAGCGTGACGGTTCTGATCGTCATTCTACTTGCGAGCATGTTCGCGTACATGATCTCGAAGTACGATTTTTCTTTCAGAGGGGTTATGTTCCTCTACACCATGCTGGGACTCGCTTTGCCCGCAAGGCTCGCAGTGATCCCCATATTTGTTTTGCTTCGGAATCTGAATTTGACGAACTCCCTGGCGGGGCTCGTTCTGGTCTACAGCTCGGTCAATCTACCTTTTTCGATCTTCATCCTTAAGAACTTCATCGATGCGGTACCAAACGAGCTGTGCGAAGCGGCCAGGATGGATGGGGCTGGTGTTGGTTACATCTATTACAAGCTCATCCTTCCACTCGTCAAACCTGCACTCTCCATAGTCGCGATAGTCACCTTCGTGAATGTCTGGAACGATTTCTTCTTCCCCCTGATCCTGATAAACGATCGTTCCAAGGCGACCATAACGCTCGCCGTGTCCATCTTTTTCGGTGAGTATTCGATCCAGTGGCCCTTGCTGTTCGCAGGGCTCACCCTGTCGATAGCACCCACGGTGATTCTGTTTTTGATCTTCTCGAGGTTCTTCATCGCCGGTATGACGCAGGGGGCGATAAAGTGA
- the secD gene encoding protein translocase subunit SecD gives MKTERVRLIIVLAVFLLALLAMLWPTSDQTYKGLAKLFQRVRLGLDIKGGARLEYRVDVEPGVENPSQVVDDVWTVLRNRLDASGYTEATLRKSFRENQSFIVVEIPDVTDTTSAEKLLGSIGVMYFGQVLDESTSDPSTDPRLMDLAKIKKARWLPSRDGKMWYLVREEIMLVKDLKLVSPRIVTASPVPETRVGRFGYKVTFELASKDAEVFKRITQQLVVPESAIGTAAAKEKRLAIVLDDVVQFAGYVVSVIPDGKAEITGNFSLEEAKQLAAILRSGALPARLEKVSAGWVAPLLGSDIIKSSLVAGLIGLILVMIYMIVFYGIQGVVADIALIYNTILLLGVMAATRSILTLPGIAGIFFTIGTTVDGNIIIAERIKEELRTGKSVRAAITAGFDRSFITLFDANLTTIIAGLVLYYFGTGTVKGFAITLIIGVAGSFFVNMVLSRLLTDAFHNLIRVPKAAERRVEP, from the coding sequence ATGAAAACGGAACGCGTGAGATTGATCATCGTGCTCGCCGTGTTCCTCCTGGCGCTGCTGGCCATGCTCTGGCCAACGTCGGACCAGACTTACAAAGGATTAGCGAAGCTTTTCCAGCGCGTGAGGCTGGGTTTGGACATCAAGGGTGGCGCGAGGCTCGAGTACAGGGTCGACGTCGAACCTGGCGTTGAGAATCCGAGTCAGGTGGTGGACGATGTCTGGACTGTTCTGAGGAACAGGCTCGATGCGTCGGGTTACACGGAGGCGACGTTGAGGAAGAGTTTCAGGGAGAACCAGTCTTTCATCGTTGTTGAAATACCGGACGTGACCGACACGACGAGCGCAGAGAAGTTGCTCGGATCCATCGGCGTGATGTACTTCGGACAGGTGCTGGATGAGAGCACATCGGATCCTTCCACAGATCCCAGACTGATGGACCTTGCGAAGATAAAGAAAGCGAGATGGCTTCCTTCACGTGACGGTAAGATGTGGTATCTGGTCAGAGAAGAGATCATGCTCGTCAAGGATCTCAAGCTCGTTTCACCGCGCATCGTCACGGCCAGTCCTGTTCCAGAAACGCGCGTAGGACGTTTCGGCTACAAAGTCACCTTCGAACTGGCGAGCAAAGATGCCGAGGTGTTCAAGCGGATCACCCAGCAGCTCGTTGTACCAGAGAGCGCGATAGGTACCGCCGCGGCGAAGGAAAAGAGGCTCGCGATCGTTCTGGACGATGTTGTACAGTTCGCAGGTTATGTGGTTTCTGTCATCCCCGATGGTAAAGCGGAGATCACGGGTAACTTCTCACTCGAAGAAGCAAAACAGCTCGCCGCGATTCTGAGAAGTGGTGCCCTGCCTGCCAGGTTAGAGAAAGTTTCAGCTGGTTGGGTGGCGCCGTTGTTGGGATCTGACATCATCAAGAGTTCTCTGGTCGCAGGACTCATCGGTTTGATCCTGGTCATGATATACATGATAGTTTTCTACGGCATACAGGGCGTTGTGGCCGACATCGCACTCATCTACAACACGATCCTGCTGCTCGGAGTGATGGCCGCGACGCGTTCGATCCTGACTCTGCCTGGCATCGCAGGTATCTTCTTCACCATAGGCACCACGGTGGATGGAAACATCATCATAGCTGAACGCATAAAGGAAGAGCTCAGGACTGGTAAGTCCGTCAGGGCCGCGATCACTGCTGGTTTTGACAGGAGCTTCATCACCCTGTTCGATGCGAACCTGACCACGATCATCGCCGGCCTGGTGCTCTACTACTTCGGTACCGGTACGGTGAAAGGTTTTGCGATAACTCTAATCATAGGTGTGGCCGGTAGCTTCTTCGTGAACATGGTACTTTCAAGGTTGCTCACCGATGCTTTCCACAACCTGATACGTGTGCCGAAGGCTGCAGAAAGGAGAGTTGAGCCGTGA
- a CDS encoding sugar ABC transporter permease, with translation MKVRTKYVLLFTLPALILYSLFVVYPLLDSLALSFYSWKGVGPKIFVGLKNFREMLFGNFSKEVFNAFFHNVYFFSLATVLELGLGFLIAFLLASKLKGAKLFRTVVYMPNMIPLVIVGFMWNLFLNPQIGLVNSFLKLVGLKALARPWLGDPSTALTSIILVNVWRHLGFYVLVILAAILNIPPDLIEAAYIDGASNWKIASRIVFPMVLPTFRTLLILLFIGSFNVFDMVYAMTGVQAGPFRKTDVLGTVFYRTAFGGLGSAYVDMGLGTAVTVFIFTIVMPLSVLYVFLIERRERSW, from the coding sequence ATGAAGGTCAGGACAAAGTACGTTCTTCTTTTCACTCTGCCTGCGCTGATCCTCTACAGTCTGTTCGTAGTCTATCCGTTGCTGGATAGTCTGGCTCTGAGTTTCTACTCGTGGAAGGGCGTGGGGCCAAAGATCTTCGTCGGGTTGAAGAATTTCAGGGAGATGCTGTTTGGTAATTTTTCAAAAGAAGTCTTCAACGCCTTTTTCCACAACGTCTATTTCTTTTCACTCGCGACCGTTCTCGAGCTGGGCCTGGGCTTTCTGATAGCCTTCCTTCTGGCGAGCAAGCTGAAGGGTGCGAAACTGTTCCGCACAGTGGTTTACATGCCAAACATGATCCCACTGGTGATCGTTGGATTCATGTGGAATCTTTTTCTCAATCCGCAGATAGGACTCGTGAACAGTTTTTTGAAACTCGTGGGTTTGAAAGCTCTGGCAAGGCCATGGCTGGGTGATCCTTCGACCGCCCTGACGAGCATCATCCTGGTGAACGTGTGGAGACATCTTGGCTTTTATGTTCTGGTGATCCTCGCAGCGATTTTGAACATCCCACCGGATCTGATCGAGGCTGCGTACATCGATGGAGCGAGTAACTGGAAGATCGCTTCACGTATCGTCTTTCCGATGGTTTTGCCCACATTCAGGACGCTTTTGATCTTGTTGTTCATAGGCAGTTTCAACGTCTTTGACATGGTCTACGCGATGACGGGAGTTCAGGCAGGTCCTTTCAGGAAGACGGACGTGCTCGGCACCGTCTTCTACCGGACCGCGTTCGGAGGGCTGGGTAGCGCCTACGTCGACATGGGGCTCGGTACCGCTGTTACGGTTTTCATCTTCACCATCGTCATGCCGCTTTCTGTCCTTTACGTCTTTTTGATCGAAAGAAGGGAAAGATCATGGTGA
- the yajC gene encoding preprotein translocase subunit YajC, giving the protein MNILYSAAPGATVPSATTTTGSGWSFIFLLVMLFAMFYFLIILPQRRREKQFQQMISQLKRGDTVITVGGIVGKVIDIKKDTVKIKTAMTTELEITKRAIASVFKEREEEKEQEKQD; this is encoded by the coding sequence ATGAACATACTCTACAGTGCCGCACCAGGTGCAACCGTACCGAGTGCTACTACAACAACCGGCTCTGGCTGGAGCTTCATCTTCCTTCTGGTGATGCTCTTCGCCATGTTCTACTTTCTCATCATTCTTCCTCAGAGAAGGAGGGAGAAGCAGTTTCAGCAGATGATCTCACAGCTCAAGCGTGGTGACACGGTTATTACCGTTGGTGGCATTGTTGGCAAGGTCATCGATATCAAAAAAGATACAGTGAAGATCAAGACTGCCATGACCACAGAGCTTGAGATAACCAAACGGGCGATAGCTTCCGTTTTCAAGGAGAGAGAAGAAGAGAAAGAGCAGGAAAAGCAGGATTGA
- a CDS encoding extracellular solute-binding protein, with product MRKLLVLLVVVLCVVLLAGEVSIWSWRSQDADVWKQVEQELRKMGKDIKINFTAFAPTEYDAKIAVALQTGTGPDIVYSRRLPGGRTQTMIENGLYLPIDEYIDFSNFSETILKSVTYQGKKYGVPFAVQVVGIFYNKDYFDRFKLKEPETWDELVEIAKTLKKNGITPFFIPGKEAWALTMQHAMCGVSVLGPEWIKKLIDGETDFLDPKFTDLNRRLNDLKVYYQDGFLANSTTDMDAAFAFGQAAMVFYGIWGYQNWRNLNPDINVGYFMVPPVSKDQKPYAYVYMDGAITLTSNVKNLNDSIEVLKFCATPKFGTIFANVTYNIPAVSGAQLPKVPLLEEIVDVYLNHASLYVYWVGSVFVTQKPSLYDDVLSPGMQEMYAGKITPEELSKRAQEAISQWYEPLKKRLGK from the coding sequence ATGAGAAAGCTGCTGGTGTTACTGGTGGTCGTGTTGTGTGTGGTACTGCTTGCGGGAGAAGTTTCCATTTGGAGCTGGAGAAGTCAGGATGCCGATGTGTGGAAACAGGTCGAGCAAGAACTCAGGAAGATGGGTAAGGACATTAAGATCAACTTCACAGCGTTCGCTCCGACCGAATACGATGCAAAAATAGCTGTGGCGCTCCAGACGGGTACGGGTCCGGACATCGTCTATTCAAGAAGGCTTCCTGGCGGTCGAACGCAGACCATGATCGAGAACGGACTGTATCTGCCCATCGACGAATACATCGACTTTTCGAATTTCTCAGAGACCATCCTCAAGTCCGTGACCTATCAGGGTAAGAAGTACGGTGTGCCGTTCGCGGTACAGGTGGTGGGCATATTTTACAACAAAGATTACTTCGACAGGTTCAAACTGAAAGAACCCGAGACCTGGGACGAACTCGTTGAGATCGCCAAAACCTTGAAGAAGAACGGCATCACTCCTTTCTTCATACCCGGTAAAGAGGCATGGGCTCTGACGATGCAACACGCCATGTGCGGTGTGAGCGTGCTGGGACCTGAGTGGATCAAGAAGCTGATCGATGGAGAGACAGACTTTCTCGATCCGAAGTTCACGGACCTGAACCGCAGGCTCAACGATCTCAAAGTTTACTATCAGGATGGTTTCCTGGCGAACTCTACGACGGACATGGACGCCGCTTTCGCTTTCGGTCAGGCCGCCATGGTCTTCTACGGCATCTGGGGTTATCAGAACTGGAGGAATTTGAATCCGGACATCAACGTGGGTTATTTCATGGTTCCACCCGTTTCGAAAGATCAAAAACCGTACGCGTACGTCTACATGGATGGAGCTATAACGCTCACCTCGAACGTCAAGAACCTCAACGATTCGATCGAAGTTCTGAAATTCTGTGCGACGCCGAAATTCGGCACCATCTTTGCTAACGTAACGTACAACATCCCCGCAGTCTCCGGCGCCCAGCTTCCGAAAGTTCCACTGCTCGAAGAAATCGTGGACGTGTATCTCAACCATGCCTCTTTGTACGTGTACTGGGTGGGTTCTGTGTTCGTCACCCAGAAACCTTCGCTCTACGACGATGTGTTGAGCCCAGGCATGCAGGAGATGTACGCGGGTAAGATCACACCCGAGGAACTCTCGAAGAGAGCTCAGGAAGCCATATCTCAGTGGTACGAACCACTCAAGAAGAGACTCGGAAAGTGA